A genomic region of Spea bombifrons isolate aSpeBom1 chromosome 9, aSpeBom1.2.pri, whole genome shotgun sequence contains the following coding sequences:
- the LOC128505034 gene encoding protein N-lysine methyltransferase METTL21D-like, whose translation MADPRGMFLRELERSDGTVLAIQQLSSGDVGCVVWDAAIVLSKFLEGEEFVGPGFHKLRGRSVLELGSGTGIVGIMAATLGADVTLTDLEDLKDLMNVNIESNKDLITGSCRAKVLKWGEDVTEFLPSPNYILMADCIYYEESLCPLLKTLKDLCSLETCILCCYEQRTTGKNPEIERRFFELLGVDFEFEEVPLEKHDAEYQSEDIHILRVYKKK comes from the exons ATGGCGGACCCGAGGGGAATGTTTTTGCGGGAGCTGGAGCGCAGTGATGGGACGGTTCTGGCGATTCAGCAGCTGAGCTCCGGAGACGTAGGCTGCGTGGTGTGGGACGCCGCTATCGTACTATCCAAGTTCCTGGAGGGCGAGGAGTTTGTGGGCCCTGGATTCCATAAGCTGAGGGGGAGATCGGTTCTGGAGCTGGGGTCTGGCACCGGCATTGTAGGGATCATGGCGGCAACCCTCGG gGCAGATGTCACGTTGACGGATCTTGAAGACTTGAAGGACTTGATGAACGTGAACATTGAAAGCAACAAGGATCTAATCACCGGTAGCTGCCGAGCGAAGGTACTAAAATG gggTGAGGATGTCACAGAGTTCCTGCCTTCACCTAACTACATTTTGATGGCGGACTGCATATACTATGAAGAG TCCTTGTGTCCGCTGCTGAAGACCCTTAAAGATCTCTGTAGCCTGGAGACTTGTATCCTGTGCTGTTACGAACAAAGAACCACTGGGAAAAACCCTGAAAttgaaagaagattttttgag CTGCTGGGGGTTGACTTTGAGTTTGAAGAAGTACCTTTGGAGAAACACGATGCAGAGTACCAGAGTGAAGACATTCATATCCTGAGagtttataagaaaaaatag
- the LOC128505105 gene encoding tubulin polyglutamylase ttll6-like, translating into MAQNRIMDMKQFQIMNHFPGMSEICRKDSLARNMNRLFKLFPEEYNIFPRTWSLPADYKDFQAYSRRRKGETYICKPGKGCQGQGIFLTYNADDIKPGKHMICQQYLEKPFLIDGFKFDLRLYVLVTSCDPLRIFIYNEGIVRFATTSYTKPNCKNLNNICMHLTNYSINKLSENFIRDDIKGSKRKLSTLRGWLENHGYDAVKLWSEIDDVIIKTLISIQPILKHRNQTCFPFKAAGTNCFTILGFDIILDQELKPWLLEVNHSPSFTTDSRLDQEVKDAVLQDTLNMIRLRACDTRKVIKEERRVEDHLIQSKLSMEARLQEQLNTQTAWLEQVEKYEDSHLGGYRRIYPSHKPGQYGKFFIPRGLLYMQTATSKARAECVRKQMEELRLIEEPKPKKSVNNDAVRESAAEKPATYHVPKRPTCPPPPNYIRSMERKLRFIRPPVLCQETETVTVLPLPNLRSRHTASFPRAHTAPSHHSNRDVSQLPRLFQPGRAAPPSSQYPAGRKILQRVVQNIRATAAVSEPVKQPARDSQRSLSGARTKAAQNPTCKKASGVSSGSLKNIVPGGRRPEEPRSGFLPVIPGNRSLVAAPSSAPVTRRTRH; encoded by the exons ATGGCACAGAATCGGATCATGGACATGAAACAATTTCAG ATAATGAACCACTTCCCAGGAATGAGCGAGATCTGCAGGAAAGACTCACTGGCCCGGAACATGAACCGATTGTTCAAGCTTTTCCCAGAGGAATACAACATCTTCCCACGGACGTGGAGTCTACCTGCTGA CTATAAGGATTTCCAGGCATATAGTCGCAGAAGAAAAGGAGAGACCTATATCTGTAAGCCAGGCAAGGGCTGCCAAGGCCAAGGTATTTTCTTGACGTACAATGCGGATGACATCAAGCCTGGAAAACACATGATCTGTCAGCAGTATCTCGAAAAG CCATTCCTGATTGATGGATTTAAGTTTGATCTTCGGCTCTATGTCCTTGTCACTTCTTGTGACCCTCTGCGCATTTTCATCTATAACGAGGGCATTGTGCGGTTTGCGACCACCAGCTACACCAAACCCAACTGCAAAAACCTG aATAACATCTGTATGCATCTAACTAACTATTCAATCAACAAGCTCAGTGAGAATTTCATCAGAGATGATATAAAAGGAAGTAAAAG GAAACTTTCAACACTGAGAGGTTGGCTGGAAAATCATGGATACGATGCAGTAAAACTATGGAGTGAGATCGATGATGTCATTATCAAGACCCTGATTTCCATTCAACCGATCTTGAAGCATAGGAATCAGACTTGCTTCCCATTCAAAGCTGCTGGTACCAACTGCTTCACGATCCTTGGGTTTGACATCATTCTGGACCAAGAGTTGAAGCCATGGCTCCTAGAG GTGAATCACTCCCCAAGTTTTACCACAGACTCACGGTTAGATCAGGAGGTCAAGGACGCCGTTTTGCAGGATACCCTTAATATGATCAGACTCCGTGCCTGCGACACCAGGAAAGTTATTAAGGAAGAGCGCAGAGTGGAAGATCATTTAATACAATCCAAGCTCTCGATGGAAGCAAG gctACAGGAACAGTTAAACACCCAGACTGCTTGGCTGGAGCAGGTAGAAAAGTATGAGGACAGTCACCTTGGAGGCTACCGACGGATCTACCCAAGTCACAAACCTGGGCAGTACGGGAAATTCTTCATACCCAGGGGCTTACTGTACATGCAAACCGCAACTTCCAAAGCAAGAGCGGAGTGTGTCAG GAAGCAAATGGAAGAGCTTCGTCTGATAGAAGAGCCAAAGCCCAAGAAAAGTGTGAATAATGATGCTGTCCGAGAATCAGCGGCTGAGAAGCCTGCCACATATCACGTACCAAAGAGGCCAacttgtcctcctcctcctaatTACATTAGGAGCATGGAAAGAAAG CTACGCTTTATCCGCCCACCGGTACTGTGTCAGGAAACAGAAACTGTAACTGTTCTCCCGTTGCCTAATTTGAGATCGAGGCACACGGCATCATTTCCCAGAGCTCACACTGCTCCCAGCCATCACTCCAACAGGGATGTGTCACAGTTGCCCAGACTCTTTCAGCCAGGAAGAGCAGCACCTCCATCTTCCCAGTATCCTGCGGGGAGAAAAATACTCCAGAGAGTGGTGCAAAACATCCGGGCAACTGCTGCCGTCAGTGAGCCAGTTAAACAGCCGGCACGTGACAGCCAGAGGAGTCTCTCCGGTGCCCGAACCAAGGCTGCACAGA ACCCAACATGCAAGAAAGCATCCGGTGTTTCTTCTGGCTCTCTGAAGAACATTGTCCCTGGAGGAAGACGTCCTGAGGAACCTCGAAGTGGTTTTCTTCCTGTTATTCCTGGAAATCGGTCTTTAGTTGCTGCTCCATCTTCTGCACCAGTTACCCGACGCACACGTCATTGA